The following are encoded in a window of Panicum virgatum strain AP13 chromosome 5N, P.virgatum_v5, whole genome shotgun sequence genomic DNA:
- the LOC120674664 gene encoding uncharacterized protein LOC120674664: MVLIRRPMPRGPHRERRRRGTSAQAGPGNRWPASYSVPSPLPAPVAIPSPSTRAPIPSSRRISASATRAPPRSARSPPLPASHRGEQQRRHRGTLRREDQRQAAGAEAARRAASGRADGGGRGGWLSYRPNEDVPLHELRNGAARDNRVRHTGAKSRAARGWSRRGAVQLLPRCDGELQTTAPGADPRPPAVLINCHMVTGAASICGGRCAVAHWSMREDVVVRRHLAKYYGLPPPPWPRQPKTTAGRTRLVYDQ; the protein is encoded by the exons ATGGTCCTCATCCGCCGCCCTATGCCACGTGGGCCCCACAGGGAGCGAAGGCGGCGCGGCACCTCAGCGCAGGCGGGGCCTGGGAATCGATGGCCCGCGTCG TATTCCGTACCCTCGCCCCTCCCGGCGCCCGTCGCCATTCCTTCACCCTCCACACGCGCCCCAATTCCATCATCCCGGCGCATCTCGGCATCCGCGACCCGCGCGCCTCCCCGATCTGCGCGCTCACCACCACTTCCCGCCTCCCACCgcggggagcagcagcggcggcacaGGGGGACATTGCGGCGTGAGGACCAGCGGCAGGCGgcaggcgcggaggcggcgcggcgtgcggccAGCGGGCGGGCAGATGGTGGCGGTCGCGGCGGCTGGCTCTCGTACCGCCCCAACGAGGACGTCCCCCTCCACGAGCTGCGCAACGGCGCGGCGAGGGACAACCGCGTGCGGCACACGGGCGCAAAGAGCAGGGCGGCACGTGGATGGTCTAGGCGCGGCGCCGTCCAGCTGCTCCCGCGCTGTGACGGCGAGCTGCAGACGACCGCGCCTGGTGCCGATCCCCGTCCTCCTGCCGTCCTG ATTAACTGTCACATGGTGACTGGGGCCGCCTCCATCTGCGGTGGCAGGTGTGCCGTGGCACATTGGAGCATGAGGGAGGATGTTGTCGTGAGACGTCATCTCGCCAAGTACTACGGGTTGCCaccaccgccatggccgcggcagCCGAAGACGACGGCCGGGCGAACTAGGCTGGTTTATG ATCAGTGA